A single region of the Nakaseomyces glabratus chromosome D, complete sequence genome encodes:
- a CDS encoding CRAL-TRIO domain-containing protein (CAGL0D00946g~Putative phosphatidylinositol transfer protein; gene is upregulated in azole-resistant strain) produces the protein MTEDNYAFRVKTLNEEQLQFLKIVWLHLLKFWGIKVDERPLLNDSGCSGRKRATSLAAHELKTNRPRSRSTIFKIHSSVEENEGEGISDFELHEALKNSNPDDTREEFWNMIRADFPDSLLLRFIRARKWDLNKSMTMISNTLDWRVNDSKVDKIIYEGERAAYDGTMPGFYKNLELQKAVICGKDKEGRPIVCVRPKLHHSKDQSLEEMQRYSLLIIEQARLFLKDPVDTATVIFDLSGFSMSNMDYAPVQFLISCFEAHYPECLGKLYIHKAPWIFSPIWKIIRKWLDPVVASKIVFTKSSNDLKEFIACDQLPEYLEGSNPINLDTYQEIAADHDNQMEDVDTKNRLLSERELIIKQFVDTTIKWIESSNATESQNLLYSRIALGRQLTANYCELDPYIRSRSRYDIDGSLVV, from the coding sequence ATGACAGAAGATAACTATGCGTTTAGAGTAAAGACTTTGAATGAGGAACAACTACAGTTTCTAAAAATTGTTTGGTTACATCTGCTGAAATTCTGGGGAATCAAAGTGGATGAAAGGCCTTTACTAAATGACTCGGGATGTAGTGGGAGGAAGAGAGCTACCAGTCTGGCAGCCCATGAATTAAAAACAAACAGACCCAGATCGAGGTCAACTATATTCAAGATTCATTCCTCGGTGGAGGAAAATGAAGGAGAGGGTATATCTGATTTTGAGCTCCATGAAGCACTCAAAAACTCAAACCCAGATGATACTAGAGAAGAATTCTGGAATATGATTAGGGCTGATTTTCCAGATAGCTTGTTGCTCCGTTTCATCAGAGCAAGAAAATGGGACTTAAATAAATCCATGACAATGATCTCTAATACACTTGATTGGAGGGTAAACGACTCCAAGGTTGATAAGATAATCTATGAAGGTGAAAGAGCAGCCTATGATGGTACAATGCCTGGCTTCTACAAAAATTTAGAATTACAGAAAGCTGTTATTTGtggtaaggacaaggaAGGAAGACCAATTGTTTGTGTTAGACCGAAGTTACATCATTCAAAGGATCAATCACTTGAGGAGATGCAGCGCTACTCATTGTTGATAATTGAACAAGCCAGattgttcttgaaagatcCAGTAGATACAGCAACTGTTATCTTTGATCTATCAGGTTTTTCTATGTCCAACATGGACTATGCACCAGTGCAATTTTTAATATCCTGTTTTGAGGCTCATTATCCTGAATGTTTGGGTAAGTTATATATTCATAAGGCCCCTTGGATTTTTTCTCCCATCTGGAAGATAATTAGAAAATGGCTTGACCCTGTGGTAGCTTCAAAGATTGTCTTCACTAAATCGTCAAATGATTTGAAGGAGTTTATTGCGTGCGACCAATTACCGGAATATTTAGAAGGTAGTAATCCGATTAATCTTGATACTTATCAAGAAATAGCTGCAGATCATGACAATCAAATGGAAGATGTGGACACTAAAAATAGATTATTATCTGAACGAGAACTCATTATAAAACAATTTGTTGATACAACAATCAAGTGGATTGAATCATCAAATGCTACTGAATCCCAAAATCTTCTGTACTCAAGAATAGCATTAGGAAGGCAATTGACAGCAAATTATTGTGAACTTGACCCATACATTCGTTCAAGATCTAGATACGATATAGACGGAAGTTTGGTTGTATAA
- a CDS encoding uncharacterized protein (CAGL0D00990g~Ortholog of S. cerevisiae : YDL057W, C. albicans SC5314 : C5_00750C_A, C. dubliniensis CD36 : Cd36_50730, C. parapsilosis CDC317 : CPAR2_501760 and Candida tenuis NRRL Y-1498 : CANTEDRAFT_127559), whose amino-acid sequence MIEVIDFEPDHIECQEHERFIYLYDSTYHHSRGIACIVASPKRHRAKNKLIVLVHGSLSHKNAIYQPLLAHCLAELGYHSLRLDFRGLGDSEDVRDPKLGRTIEEDIHDIKTVYKATQEAQICANLFETESITFHAIVGHSRGVLAMFDFALSIAPSIIPILVNCSGRFDGQGLLKRCSENNPNWIEKGGFYATTLRQGKLQKIWIPKEESFSVIRTNTLNYRNLSHDTTVISIYGTNDEVVPPMEASLDYSSVFKDHHQLIYIDGAGHNFYGKLGEQNTRGLPLRRGMINYNHELVEYLQDIFTKSV is encoded by the coding sequence ATGATTGAAGTTATCGATTTTGAACCAGATCACATTGAGTGCCAGGAGCACGAAAGATTCATATACCTTTATGACTCAACATACCATCACAGCAGAGGCATTGCTTGCATAGTAGCATCACCGAAGAGACATAGGGCAAAGAACAAGCTGATAGTGCTAGTACATGGAAGCTTATCACATAAGAATGCAATCTACCAGCCTCTACTGGCACATTGTTTGGCTGAATTGGGTTACCATTCTTTGAGATTAGACTTTCGAGGTCTCGGGGACTCTGAGGATGTTCGTGATCCCAAACTTGGAAGAACtatagaagaagatattcaCGATATTAAAACTGTGTATAAGGCCACCCAAGAGGCCCAGATTTGTGCAAATCTGTTCGAAACTGAGTCAATCACATTTCATGCAATTGTTGGCCATTCAAGGGGAGTACTGGCTATGTTCGATTTTGCCCTATCGATAGCACCATCTATTATACCGATTCTTGTCAATTGTTCCGGAAGATTTGATGGCCAGGGATTGTTGAAACGTTGTTCTGAGAATAATCCAAACTGGATCGAGAAAGGAGGCTTTTATGCAACAACACTACGCCAAGGAAAACTTCAGAAGATATGGATTCCAAAAGAGGAGTCTTTTTCTGTGATAAGAACTAATACTTTGAATTATAGAAACTTAAGTCACGATACAACTGTGATATCCATATATGGTACCAATGATGAAGTCGTCCCTCCGATGGAAGCATCACTGGATTACTCTTCAGTGTTCAAAGACCATCATCAACTGATATACATCGATGGCGCTGGCCACAACTTCTACGGCAAACTTGGGGAACAGAACACAAGGGGTCTACCTTTGAGAAGAGGTATGATTAATTATAACCATGAATTGGTGGAATACTTGCAAGATATATTCACCAAATCAGTATAA
- the MBP1 gene encoding transcription factor MBP1 (CAGL0D01012g~Ortholog(s) have RNA polymerase II core promoter proximal region sequence-specific DNA binding, sequence-specific DNA binding and transcriptional activator activity, more): MSNQIYSAKYSGVDVYEFIHPTGSIMKRKNDGWVNATHILKAANFAKAKRTRILEKEVLKEMHEKVQGGFGKYQGTWVPLNIAINLAEKFDVYQDLKPLFDFSEENGDAAPPPAPKHHHASKASSAKAKKAGRSVSSPAMNDSKTRASTRKANTPSSNDITSDSGAVVNPVVTRRRGRPPNSTLTNKRKLGTGLQRSQSEMAFLKPEIPNDLNSNDIANIQQVNSGDLLRNEKIQKNIQLKEIDLDDGLSSDVEVQETDTFQPNHQSSLLGAEGHELRNNDSPLSPSSSSSLPTSPANLNDSNPFDQRLGGGGTSPIISLIPRYSVQSRPQVTDINEKVNDYLTKLVDYFISNEMKSNKTVPQELLHPPTQSAPFIDAPIDPELHTAFHWACSMGNLPIVEALYETGTNIRAANANGQTPLMRSAMFHNSYTRRSFPRIFELLSETVFDIDSMGQTVLHHIVKRKSSTPSAIYYVNVLLSKIKDISPKYRIELLLNTKDANGDTALHIAARNNDREFFDILIKNGSLSTISNNDGQTPTEIMNQHYQDLHLQAQTNIAGSNTSAYTDSFSSFGGKVKGSKLHSISELDDDKNTQNPENTVTNIVSNLHFSSNAAINLVKNIPAFTDSMKHLAEKFDGSYKNHEESCRSTEKMLGSIKRTVHSTDNRIREILETDADADISSAILAQEKDITELKIEAENHLRKLKNQFEYLQKQRLLKLTEYHNGEHNDTDNTLDNKIEICKQISVLQIERKRKISELISHYEDSRKIHKYRRMISEGTEMKTEEVDGCLDIILQTLINNSS; encoded by the coding sequence ATGTCGaatcaaatatattctgCCAAGTACTCTGGTGTAGATGTCTATGAATTCATCCATCCTACGGGATCCATtatgaagaggaagaatGACGGTTGGGTCAATGCTACTCATATATTGAAAGCTGCAAATTTTGCAAAAGCCAAGAGAACCAGAATTCTAGAGAAAGAAGTGCTGAAAGAAATGCATGAAAAAGTTCAAGGTGGCTTTGGTAAATATCAAGGTACCTGGGTTCCACTCAATATTGCAATAAATCTAGCTGAGAAATTTGATGTGTATCAAGATCTCAAACCTTTATTCGACTTTAGTGAAGAGAATGGAGACGCAGCCCCACCACCAGCACCTAAACATCACCATGCATCAAAGGCGTCATCAGCAAAGGCCAAGAAAGCTGGTAGAAGCGTGAGCTCACCTGCAATGAACGATTCTAAAACAAGGGCTAGTACAAGAAAAGCAAACACACCATCAAGCAATGACATAACGTCTGATTCTGGCGCTGTTGTTAATCCAGTAGTGACACGGAGGAGGGGTAGACCACCAAATAGCACTCTGACCAATAAACGAAAATTAGGAACTGGTCTGCAAAGATCTCAGAGTGAAATGGCTTTTCTGAAACCCGAAATACCGAATGATCTGAACTCTAATGATATTGCAAATATCCAGCAGGTAAATAGTGGTGATTTACtgagaaatgaaaaaatacaGAAGAATATCcaattaaaagaaatagatTTAGATGATGGATTATCCAGCGATGTTGAAGTACAGGAGACAGACACATTCCAACCTAACCATCAATCTTCATTATTAGGAGCTGAGGGTCATGAGTTAAGAAATAATGATTCGCCTCTATCtccatcatcatcatcttctctGCCAACATCTCCTGCCAATCTTAACGACAGCAATCCATTTGATCAAAGATTAGGAGGTGGGGGCACTTCACCTATAATAAGCTTAATCCCTCGATATTCAGTGCAATCACGCCCACAAGTCACGGATATTAATGAGAAAGTTAATGATTATCTAACTAAATTAGTCgattatttcatttctaatGAAATGAAGTCAAATAAAACTGTGCCTCAGGAGTTGCTTCATCCGCCAACACAAAGTGCACCTTTTATCGATGCTCCTATAGATCCAGAATTACATACCGCCTTTCATTGGGCTTGCTCAATGGGTAATCTACCAATTGTAGAGGCTTTATACGAGACAGGCACAAATATCAGAGCAGCAAATGCAAACGGACAGACACCATTGATGAGAAGTGCAATGTTTCACAACTCATACACAAGAAGATCTTTTCCTAGGATATTTGAGCTACTGAGTGAAACAGTTTTTGACATTGACAGCATGGGTCAAAcagttcttcatcatattGTAAAAAGGAAGTCATCCACTCCTTCTGCAATATATTATGTCAACGTGCTACTGtcaaaaataaaggatATTTCTCCAAAGTACAGGATAGAACTTTTGCTAAATACCAAAGATGCCAACGGTGATACAGCACTACATATTGCGGCAAGAAATAATGATAGGGAATTTTTTGACATACTCATAAAAAATGGTTCTTTGAGCACTATATCCAATAATGATGGACAAACACCAACGGAAATAATGAACCAACATTATCAAGATCTGCATTTGCAAGCTCAAACCAATATCGCTGGCTCCAATACATCAGCATATACCGATAGCTTTTCGTCGTTTGGCGGCAAAGTAAAAGGCAGCAAACTACATTCCATCTCCGAattagatgatgataaaaataCACAGAATCCAGAAAACACAGTTACTAACATAGTGTCTAATCTACATTTCAGCTCCAATGCAGCTATCAATCTAGTCAAAAATATTCCAGCATTTACTGACTCGATGAAACATCTTGCAGAAAAGTTCGATGGGTCCTATAAAAATCATGAGGAGAGCTGTAGATCTACTGAAAAAATGCTGGGCAGTATCAAACGAACTGTACATTCAACAGATAATCGAATCAGAGAAATACTGGAAACGGATGCTGACGCCGATATTTCATCAGCAATCCTGGCTCAGGAGAAGGATATAACTGAGTTGAAAATAGAAGCAGAGAATCACTTGAGGAAGTTGAAAAACCAATTTGAGTATTTGCAAAAGCAACGGTTGTTGAAACTGACAGAATATCACAATGGCGAACATAATGATACAGATAACACTCTGGATAACAAGATTGAAATATGTAAGCAGATTAGTGTATTACAGATCGAGcgaaagagaaaaatatcAGAGTTAATCTCGCATTATGAGGATAGCAGAAAAATCCATAAATACAGAAGGATGATTAGCGAAGGTACAGAAATGAAGACAGAAGAAGTGGATGGCTGCTTGGATATAATTTTACAGACCTTGATAAATAATAGTTCGTAA
- the PSA1 gene encoding mannose-1-phosphate guanylyltransferase (CAGL0D01034g~GDP-mannose pyrophosphorylase involved in the synthesis of GDP-mannose for protein glycosylation), which yields MKGLILVGGYGTRLRPLTLTVPKPLVEFGNRPMILHQIEALANAGVTDIVLAVNYRPEVMVETLQKYEKEYGVSITFSVETEPLGTAGPLKLAEKVLKKDNSPFFVLNSDVICEYPFKELADFHKAHGGKGTIVATKVDEPSKYGVIVHDIATPNLIDRFVEKPKEFVGNRINAGLYILNPEVIDLIEMKPTSIETETFPILVEQKSLYSFDLEGFWMDVGQPKDFLSGTVLYLNSVSKKNPEKLTKGDNIVGNVMVDPSAKIAASAKVGPDVVIGPNVTIGEGVRITRSVVLSDSSIQDHSLVKSTIVGWKSTVGKWCRLEGVTVLGDDVVVKDEVYVNGGKVLPHKSISANVPSEAIIM from the coding sequence ATGAAGGGTTTAATTCTAGTTGGTGGTTACGGTACCAGATTGAGACCTTTGACTTTGACTGTCCCAAAGCCATTGGTTGAGTTCGGTAACAGACCAATGATCTTGCACCAGATTGAAGCTTTGGCCAACGCTGGTGTCACCGATATCGTCTTGGCTGTCAACTACAGACCAGAAGTCATGGTTGAGACTTTGCAAAAGTACGAGAAGGAGTATGGTGTCAGCATCACTTTCTCCGTCGAAACCGAGCCATTGGGTACCGCTGGTCCATTGAAGTTGGCCGAGAAGGTTTTAAAGAAGGACAACTCTCCATTCTTCGTTCTAAACTCCGATGTCATCTGTGAATACCCATTCAAGGAATTGGCTGACTTCCACAAGGCCCACGGTGGTAAGGGTACCATTGTCGCTACCAAGGTCGACGAACCATCCAAGTACGGTGTCATCGTCCATGACATTGCCACTCCAAACTTGATCGACAGATTCGTCGAGAAGCCAAAGGAATTCGTTGGTAACAGAATCAACGCTGGTTTGTACATCTTGAACCCAGAAGTCATTGACTTGATCGAAATGAAGCCAACCTCTATCGAAACCGAGACTTTCCCAATCCTTGTTGAACAAAAGTCCTTGTACTCCTTCGACTTGGAAGGTTTCTGGATGGATGTCGGTCAACCAAAGGATTTCTTGTCCGGTACCGTTCTATACTTGAACTCTGTCTCCAAGAAGAACCCAGAAAAGTTGACCAAGGGTGACAACATTGTCGGTAACGTTATGGTTGACCCATCTGCCAAGATTGCTGCCTCTGCTAAGGTCGGTCCAGATGTAGTTATCGGTCCAAACGTCACTATCGGTGAAGGTGTCAGAATCACCAGATCCGTTGTCCTTTCCGACTCCAGTATTCAAGACCACTCCCTAGTAAAGTCCACCATTGTCGGCTGGAAGTCTACTGTTGGTAAGTGGTGTCGTTTGGAAGGTGTCACTGTTTTGGGTGACGACGTTGTTGTCAAGGATGAAGTTTACGTTAACGGTGGTAAGGTCTTGCCTCACAAGTCCATCTCTGCTAACGTTCCAAGTGAAGCCATTATTATGTAA
- the MCH1 gene encoding Mch1p (CAGL0D01056g~Ortholog(s) have fungal-type vacuole membrane localization): protein MALSSIEHYLSYHLRVLLPQVLSSKSSHNIAYIFALFAAITSGFVSLISLYAQPWQEHLSYSSWQINMIVTVINMGMYLTPPILGIIADIHGPITLSLSSVLGFIPSYAYLAYTFHRDHSFTNESDGSFTPTLVCFFIIGVATSGLYFSALITCAKLFPGTKLLSISIPTTCYGLSSLIGSQFLRVKYFHPVDYPYLDLGRVFKAFAWIYTVIGVMIWIATSKVAQIQHEADIMEEQDRMAEPSDNDVENHYDDNEQSRLLHATHAQQMTLMKVFRDPVLYIFGATIFCALGPLEMFIANMGSLTNVLAGGHEPAMSSALLSIYALTSTLTRLGTGLTVDYFNKRQLSVKWILLLFLVVGLVTQGKIYMLSMSSLDHSHMVTINRKLFYIGIMQGIAYGGLFTIYPTITLMVWGEKMFGTAYGTLMIAPALGSALSCLIYADVYDSECANSTTRSCIAPVYETTALEFCAAILLTVVVTVLWRKRRTHI, encoded by the coding sequence atggcTCTCTCTAGTATTGAGCACTATTTGTCGTACCACTTGCGGGTCCTACTTCCGCAAGTGCTTTCCTCTAAGTCATCGCACAATATTGCGTACATATTTGCATTATTCGCAGCTATCACGTCGGGATTCGTTTCACTAATATCTCTTTATGCACAGCCATGGCAGGAACATCTGTCCTACAGTTCATGGCAGATCAACATGATTGTAACTGTGATCAATATGGGTATGTACCTTACTCCACCAATTCTGGGTATAATCGCCGATATACATGGCCCCATCACTCTGAGCTTAAGTTCAGTTCTGGGTTTTATTCCTTCGTATGCATATTTGGCATATACTTTCCATCGAGATCATAGCTTCACTAATGAATCAGATGGATCATTTACGCCGACCTTGGTGTGTTTCTTTATCATTGGTGTAGCAACCAGTGGATTGTACTTCAGCGCCTTAATTACATGTGCAAAGCTATTCCCCGGTACCAAATTGCTTTCTATTAGTATACCAACTACATGTTATGGTCTGTCAAGTCTTATTGGCTCGCAGTTTTTGAGGGTGAAGTACTTCCACCCAGTTGATTATCCTTACCTAGACCTAGGAAGGGTATTCAAGGCATTCGCCTGGATCTACACTGTTATTGGTGTGATGATATGGATTGCGACAAGCAAAGTCGCACAGATCCAGCACGAGGCGGATATTATGGAAGAACAAGACCGGATGGCAGAGCCATCGGATAACGATGTAGAGAATCATTACGATGACAACGAACAATCCAGGCTATTACATGCAACTCATGCCCAGCAGATGACGTTGATGAAAGTGTTTAGAGATCCCGTATTGTACATATTTGGTGCTACGATTTTCTGTGCATTAGGCCCATTGGAGATGTTTATCGCCAATATGGGGTCATTGACCAATGTGCTCGCTGGTGGCCACGAACCCGCCATGTCTAGCGCGCTGTTATCCATATATGCATTGACCTCTACGTTGACTAGACTTGGCACTGGTCTGACGGTAGATTACTTCAACAAGAGGCAGCTGTCTGTGAAGTGGATTCTCCTGCTGTTCCTGGTTGTGGGTTTAGTCACCCAGGGTAAGATATACATGTTGTCCATGTCAAGTCTGGACCATAGCCACATGGTAACCATAAACAGGAAACTGTTCTACATTGGCATAATGCAAGGTATCGCATATGGTGGCCTGTTTACGATATATCCCACAATCACCTTGATGGTCTGGGGAGAGAAGATGTTCGGAACAGCGTACGGTACATTAATGATCGCACCAGCTCTGGGTTCAGCACTCTCGTGTCTCATCTACGCAGATGTATACGACTCTGAGTGTGCCAACTCAACCACGAGAAGCTGCATCGCCCCAGTGTACGAAACCACCGCACTCGAGTTCTGCGCAGCTATACTTCTAACTGTAGTGGTAACAGTACTCTGGCGCAAACGCAGAACACACATATAA
- a CDS encoding uncharacterized protein (CAGL0D01078g~Ortholog(s) have role in cargo loading into COPII-coated vesicle and COPII vesicle coat, cytosol, endoplasmic reticulum exit site localization), producing the protein MSHHKKRVYPQAQFQYGAGVPPAGIPVSDASIIPPQVQSPQVGATDNMIPPYNQTPTMNQMEQAPQAQMFTPAQQQLNQQINSVTTNMGAMNIGTPMMEQMPQQMTPQPQMYGQSQGLMGHSNKPMNQLYPVDLLTELPPPIHDLMLPPPPLMVSPDKMLVPSETANASSDYLRCTLNAMPKNGSLLKKSKLPLALVIRPYQHLHDEVNPPPLNEDGLVVRCRRCRSYMNPFVTFIEQGRRWRCNFCRLANDVPMQLDQSFEGAPANRYERNEIKHSVMEYLAPKEYTVRQPPPSTYIFVLDVSQNAVKNGLLATTARSILDTLEFLPNHDNRTRVSILAVDNSLHYFSIPLDEESDQIRMMDISDIDEPFLPKPHSMIVPLNECRNNLEKLLTQLPEIFQFNIMSKFALGPALKAAQNMISNLGGKIVVVSATLPNIGIGKLQRRNESGVANTPKESTQLLSCQDAFYKNFTITCSKSQVSVDLFLASEDYMDVASLSNLGRFTGGQTHFYPGFTAANIADVTKFTKEFSKFLSMDLSTETVMRARGSTGIRMSAFYGHFFNRSSDLCAFSTMPRDQSYVFEMSIDENIGTEYCYVQIAVLLSLNTSQRRIRIITVAIPTTESLSEVYASADQLAIADFFTKKAVEKAMNSSLQDARDLLNKSLQDILATYKKEIVVSNTAGGAPLRFCANLRMLPLLVHALSKHTAFRAGIVPSDHRAAALNNLESMPLKYLVKSAYARVYSLHDMVDEAGYPDENGEIVLPEPINASASLFERYGLYLIDNSSELFLWVGGDAVPELVNDVFGLQDIFQIPNGKHELAIVEGSEFNERVRNIIQKVREHDDVITYQTLYIVRGPSVSEPVGHAAGRELQPLRMWATSNLVEDKVLGTESYREFLQTLKNKLNK; encoded by the coding sequence ATGTCTCACCATAAGAAACGTGTTTATCCACAGGCTCAATTCCAATATGGAGCAGGTGTCCCACCTGCTGGTATACCTGTTAGTGATGCATCCATAATACCACCTCAGGTTCAATCTCCACAAGTAGGTGCCACCGACAACATGATCCCTCCTTATAATCAAACTCCAACCATGAACCAAATGGAACAAGCACCACAAGCGCAAATGTTCACTCCTGCTCAACAGCAATTGAACCAACAGATCAATTCAGTAACTACTAATATGGGAGCCATGAACATTGGCACGCCAATGATGGAACAAATGCCACAACAAATGACCCCACAACCACAAATGTATGGGCAATCTCAAGGTCTAATGGGTCATTCTAACAAACCGATGAACCAATTGTACCCAGTTGATCTATTGACAGAACTGCCTCCTCCAATCCATGATCTGATGTTgccaccaccaccattgATGGTTTCTCCAGACAAAATGTTGGTCCCATCTGAAACTGCCAATGCCAGTTCTGACTATTTGAGATGTACCCTGAACGCCATGCCAAAGAACGGTAgtcttttgaaaaaatctAAGTTACCATTGGCGTTAGTCATTAGACCATATCAACATCTACACGATGAAGTTAACCCACCTCCATTGAACGAGGATGGTTTAGTTGTTCGTTGTCGTCGTTGTCGTTCTTACATGAATCCTTTTGTGACATTTATTGAACAAGGTAGAAGATGGAGATGTAACTTCTGTAGATTGGCTAATGATGTTCCAATGCAATTGGATCAAAGCTTTGAAGGTGCTCCAGCCAATCGTTACgaaagaaatgaaatcaaACACTCCGTCATGGAATACTTGGCACCAAAAGAGTACACAGTCAGACAGCCACCACCATCTACTtacatttttgttttggatGTTTCTCAAAACGCTGTCAAAAACGGATTGTTAGCTACAACTGCCAGATCTATTCTAGACACCTTGGAGTTTTTGCCAAACCATGATAACAGAACCAGAGTATCCATTTTGGCGGTTGACAACTCTTTGCATTATTTCTCTATTCCACTAGATGAAGAGTCCGACCAAATTAGAATGATGGACATCAGTGACATTGACGAGCCATTCTTACCAAAACCTCACTCGATGATTGTACCATTGAATGAATGTAGAAACAACTTAGAAAAGTTGTTGACTCAACTTCCAGAGATTTTCCAATTCAACATCATGAGCAAGTTTGCGTTAGGTCCAGCATTAAAGGCTGCTCAAAACATGATCTCTAATCTAGGTGGTAAGATTGTTGTAGTTTCTGCTACTTTGCCAAATATCGGTATTGGTAAActacaaagaagaaatgagTCTGGTGTTGCTAACACACCAAAAGAGTCTACACAGTTGCTGTCTTGTCAAGATGCATTCTACAAGAACTTTACTATTACCTGTAGTAAATCTCAGGTCTCAGTAGACCTATTCTTGGCCTCTGAAGATTACATGGATGTCGCATCTCTTTCAAACCTTGGTCGTTTCACCGGTGGTCAAACACATTTCTACCCAGGTTTTACAGCTGCTAATATCGCTGATGTCACCAAGTTCACAAAGGAGTTCTCCAAGTTCTTGTCTATGGACTTATCTACAGAAACTGTCATGAGAGCTCGTGGCTCCACCGGTATTAGAATGAGTGCCTTTTATGGTCACTTTTTCAACAGATCTTCTGACTTGTGTGCTTTCTCAACAATGCCAAGAGATCAATCATACGTATTTGAAATGAGCATTGACGAAAATATAGGTACCGAATACTGTTATGTTCAAATTGCGGTGCTGCTGTCCTTGAACACTAGCCAACGTCGTATCAGAATTATTACAGTGGCTATTCCAACCACTGAATCTCTCTCAGAAGTATACGCATCTGCCGACCAACTCGCAATCGCTGATTTCTTCACCAAGAAGGCTGTTGAAAAGGCTATGAACTCAAGCTTACAAGACGCTAGAGACCTACTAAACAAGTCATTGCAAGACATTCTCGCAACATACAAAAAGGAAATTGTGGTATCAAACACTGCTGGTGGTGCTCCACTAAGATTCTGCGCTAACTTAAGAATGCTTCCATTACTGGTCCACGCTTTGTCTAAGCATACCGCTTTCAGAGCTGGTATTGTTCCAAGTGATCATAGAGCAGCAGCTCTAAACAACTTAGAGTCTATGCCACTAAAATACCTAGTCAAGAGTGCTTATGCTAGAGTTTACTCCCTGCATGATATGGTAGATGAGGCTGGTTATCCagatgaaaatggtgaAATCGTGCTACCAGAACCTATTAATGCATCTGCCTCATTATTTGAGAGATACGGTCTATACTTGATTGACAACTCCTCAGAGTTATTCCTTTGGGTTGGTGGTGACGCTGTTCCGGAATTGGTTAATGATGTTTTTGGTTTACAAGATATCTTCCAAATTCCAAATGGTAAACACGAATTGGCTATAGTCGAAGGCTCTGAATTTAACGAGAGGGTCAGAAATATCATCCAAAAGGTAAGGGAGCACGACGATGTTATAACTTATCAGACATTATACATTGTTAGAGGGCCATCAGTCAGCGAACCAGTTGGCCATGCTGCTGGACGTGAGTTGCAACCATTGAGAATGTGGGCCACCAGTAACTTGGTCGAGGACAAGGTTCTTGGCACTGAAAGTTACCGTGAGTTCTTGCAAACTCTTAAGAATAAActaaataaataa